A window from Dromaius novaehollandiae isolate bDroNov1 chromosome 1, bDroNov1.hap1, whole genome shotgun sequence encodes these proteins:
- the USF3 gene encoding basic helix-loop-helix domain-containing protein USF3 isoform X3, which produces MILDQAFKYITEMKRQNDELLLNGGNSEQAEEIKKLRKQLDELQKENGRYIELLKANDICLYDDPTIHWKGNLKNAKVSVVIPSDQVQKNIIVYSNGSQPNGNNQGASVQGITFNVGHNLQKQTANVVPVQRTCSLVTPVTISGIYPTENKPWSQTTVSPLSSTQTVLAGNVLELSMAENERGVLTTASASSQSASHSGTEQGLQCSSSNTPQNDHNLPKSRNDQEGTKLTKKTVPQGVSIPPSASTEAFQVGQVNETFSKTHNSRNELPESGVISNTNAGCMPPVRLSTADDFPSVNALKNTDLISSAVTSAVEGIKDVTAISTLPASPLENCWSFSGSSGVGTSDLKNMSSLTRMPSAGNTQTTWTTLQLAGNTVQPLSQTPSSIMTALLNETVNGAGTVSSAHSRPLTTSISLSTSLPGDGQAAEQIVVTLPSCPSLPMQPLISQPQVKTQAAGNILPLNSAMQVIQMAQPVGSAVTGAAANQNVIILQPPNTTPCPPIVRAEVPSQNVSQQIVIIQAANQNPLPLLSAQPSASVRVPMNGPTPITNSSSSVQNAPLPQTFGGKHLVHILPRPSSLPSSSSTQTFSVTMSNQQHPQTISLNGQLFALQPVMSSSGASNQAPMQIIQPTTSEDPNTNVALNTFGALANLNQSISQMAGQSCLHLSLSHPSNPTTVNNQIATVNCVSLPTSVASSVSSEGSVLASASNPINASPKKAAAGLPCTAKSKRINKKPSTKKHLAASSKVSCPVVPCKDAGKVDCATVETVVKHSNGEGLLENTPAVSQALPTSQASSVVASSGVSISDYHSKETVSSEQTVRSCSVPGLSSAEIPSSSPLESATSEQLALISPTAKDAAPLQQARRSPNNPPPNSVLPESSKPCETPSTLTSSLAEAHVTNSQVAGTSAAQSSTADHTSEAGTISESCNAEQDSSIVMQDTDLLEGQGLTKMLSDLTKERTAVEKNPSFSVQEEHSNFPTENSKSADSNVDLPQKQELLLMNTESDTLSQHHSCISDQEVVSASLIANRQADSPMSTSSGSSRGFSVASMLPDTTREDVTSSTSTNTCNSCTFSEQTDIVALAARAIFDQENLEKGGGGIQVNMRDAVSKAADVAPLEKEQQPYKPQAVKENNTGQLETAPNKFSAQDTVQANVDRQVEKSSCSVGGVETPNTSLQISASQSPSITSLSVNNLIHQSRVVHPPVSCSSLSQPSEPANIPATVCLSIPSSSYVNQSPGPAMMNEYAQEQLNAIRANTMQTPQLQESHLKQQNHEGRKDSAKRAVQDDLLLSTAKRQKQCQTTPVRLEGMALMNRTPEGIADQTQMLVSQIPPNSSNSVASVSNQGHTDGLNRLFPSNSNFVTSALRQTEVQCSSQPSISEQQGQTGQHLQPIQHVPAQGISHLHSNHPYLKQQQAGQLRERHHLYQLQHHVTHGENSVHSQPHSVHQQRTIQQEVQMQKKRNLVQGNQATQLSLQQKHHGSDQTRQKSGQPHPHHQQMQQQMQQHFGASQPEKNCENPATSRNHHNHPQSHINQDIMHQQQQDVSNRQQGSASEHVSGRNQMQRLMTSRGLEQQMVSQASIVTRPSDMTCTPHRQERNRVSSYSAEALIGKTPSNSEQRIGISLQGPRVSDQLEMRSYLDVSRNKGLVIHNMQGRISVDHTVGSDVQRLTDCQTFKSAGPSQQPTGNFDVQASRNSEIGNSVSSLRGMQSQAFRISQNPGPPIERQKRLPYPPVQGIPTGNSLPPRENENTCHQSFMQSLLAPHLGDQVSGSQRSIPEHQRNTQCGASSTIEYNCPSARESVHIRRDGDGQNRESCDMSIGTINTRNSSLNIPFSSSSSSGDIQGRNTSPNISVQKSNPMRMTDSHGTKSHMNTPVSSNMHGVVRPAHPHPAVSHGNAEQGQPSVRQPNSSVTQRSRHPLQDNGSSKIRQPERNRSGNQRHGNVFDPSLPHLPLSTSSSMILGRQQSAIEKRGSIVRFMSDGPQVSNDNAAPDQHTLSQNFGFPFIPEGGMNPPINANASFIPPVTQPSATRTPALIPVDPQNTLPSFYPPYSPAHPTLSNDISIPYFPNQMFPNPSTEKPSSGSLNNRFGSILSPPRPVGFAQPSFPLLPDMPPMHMTNTSHLSNFNLTSLFPEIATALPPDGSAMSPLLSIANTSASDSSKQSSNRPAHNISHILGHDCSSTV; this is translated from the exons ATGATCCTGGACCAGGCCTTTAAGTAtataacagaaatgaaaagacagaATGATGAACTTCTGTTAAATGGAGGGAATAGTGAACAGG CTGAAGAGATAAAAAAATTGCGGAAACAGCTGGATGAACTCCAGAAGGAAAATGGGAGATACATTGAACTGCTGAAAGCAAATGATATTTGCCTGTATGATGATCCTACAATCCACTGGAAAGGGAACCTGAAAAATGCAAAGGTCTCAGTTGTTATCCCCAGTGATCAGGTTCAGAAGAACATCATTGTCTATTCAAATGGGAGTCAACCCAATGGAAATAACCAGGGAGCATCTGTCCAGGGAATAACATTTAATGTTGGTCATAATTTACAAAAGCAAACAGCCAATGTTGTTCCAGTCCAAAGAACTTGCAGCCTAGTGACTCCTGTGACAATTTCTGGTATTTACCCTACAGAAAACAAGCCATGGTCTCAAACTACAGTTTCTCCACTGTCATCCACTCAGACAGTTCTAGCAGGGAACGTTCTCGAGCTTTCCATGGCAGAGAATGAGCGAGGAGTGCTCACTACTGCTTCTGCCAGCTCACAGAGCGCTTCTCACTCCGGAACAGAACAAGGACTACAGTGTTCTTCAAGTAATACACCACAGAATGATCACAATCTCCCCAAAAGTAGAAATGATCAGGAAGGCACTAAATTAACGAAGAAAACGGTCCCGCAGGGCGTCAGCATTCCTCCCAGTGCCTCCACTGAAGCCTTTCAAGTTGGACAGGTGAATGAGACCTTTTCAAAAACACACAATTCTAGGAATGAATTGCCAGAAAGTGGTGTAATTTCAAACACCAATGCAGGTTGTATGCCACCTGTGAGACTATCTACAGCAGATGATTTTCCTTCTGTAAATGCCCTCAAAAATACAGACTTAATAAGCAGTGCTGTGACTTCTGCAGTAGAAGGAATTAAGGATGTAACGGCAATAAGCACTCTGCCTGCCAGTCCCCTAGAGAACTGCTGGTCTTTTTCAGGCTCTTCAGGTGTTGGCACTTCAGACTTGAAAAACATGAGTAGCCTTACACGGATGCCTTCAGCTGGAAACACCCAGACCACATGGACAACTTTGCAGCTAGCAGGAAATACTGTTCAGCCACTAAGCCAAACACCATCCAGTATAATGACTGCACTATTAAATGAGACAGTTAATGGTGCTGGTACCGTATCTTCTGCTCACAGCAGGCCTTTGACTACAAGCATCAGTTTGAGTACTTCTCTGCCTGGAGATGGGCAGGCAGCTGAACAAATTGTTGTTACCTTGCCCTCGTGCCCATCCTTACCTATGCAGCCATTAATCAGTCAGCCACAGGTTAAAACTCAGGCTGCAGGAAATATCCTTCCATTGAATTCAGCTATGCAGGTGATTCAGATGGCTCAGCCCGTTGGGTCAGCTGTTACAGGAGCAGCAGCTAACCAGAATGTCATAATTCTCCAGCCTCCAAACACCACTCCATGCCCTCCAATTGTGAGAGCAGAAGTTCCTAGCCAAAACGTTAGTCAGCAGATTGTAATTATACAAGCTGCTAATCAGAatcctcttccccttctctctgcaCAGCCTTCTGCTTCTGTAAGAGTTCCCATGAATGGGCCTACTCCAATCACAAATTCTAGCAGTTCTGTACAAAATGCCCCTCTTCCACAGACTTTTGGAGGGAAACACCTTGTCCATATATTACCAAGGCCATCATCTCTGCCATCTTCTAGCTCTACACAAACATTTTCAGTTACAATGTCAAATCAACAGCATCCTCAGACTATCTCATTAAATGGGCAGCTGTTTGCATTGCAACCTGTGATGTCTTCATCTGGAGCTTCAAATCAAGCCCCTATGCAAATTATTCAACCCACCACCAGCGAAGATCCAAATACCAATGTTGCCCTCAATACATTTGGTGCTTTAGCTAACCTCAATCAAAGCATATCACAAATGGCTGGACAAAGCTGTTTACATTTATCTCTCAGCCACCCTTCCAATCCAACAACTGTCAATAACCAGATAGCCACAGTTAACTGTGTGTCATTACCAACCTCTGTGGCATCTTCAGTATCTTCAGAAGGTTCTGTATTAGCTAGTGCATCTAATCCAATAAATGCTTCCCCCAAAAAAGCTGCTGCTGGTTTGCCATGTACTGCAAAATCCAAAAGGATAAACAAAAAGCCAAGTACAAAAAAACACTTAGCAGCCAGCAGTAAAGTGTCTTGTCCAGTAGTTCCTTGCAAAGATGCAGGAAAGGTTGATTGTGCTACTGTGGAAACTGTGGTCAAGCATTCAAATGGTGAGGGGTTGCTCGAAAACACGCCAGCAGTATCCCAAGCTTTACCTACATCACAGGCAAGCAGTGTGGTAGCATCAAGTGGTGTAAGCATTTCTGACTATCATTCCAAAGAGACTGTGAGCTCTGAACAGACAGTGAGATCTTGCTCTGTACCGGGGCTGAGTTCAGCAGAGATACCCAGTTCTTCACCGCTTGAGTCGGCGACGTCGGAACAGTTAGCGCTGATCTCGCCAACTGCCAAAGATGCTGCTCCTCTCCAGCAAGCACGGAGATCTCCGAACAATCCACCACCCAACTCTGTGTTGCCGGAGTCTTCCAAACCCTGTGAAACCCCCAGCACCTTAACGTCCTCTCTTGCTGAAGCACATGTGACAAATTCTCAGGTTGCTGGGACgtcagcagcacaaagcagcacagcagatCATACTTCCGAGGCAGGGACAATTTCAGAGTCCTGCAACGCTGAGCAAGATTCTTCAATTGTAATGCAAGACACAGACTTGTTAGAGGGACAAGGTCTAACCAAAATGCTGTCTGATCtcacaaaagaaagaacagctgtggaaaaaaacccttctttttcaGTTCAGGAGGAGCATTCTAATTTTCCCACAGAAAACTCTAAATCAGCAGATTCGAATGTTGATCTGCCTCAGAAGCAGGAACTCTTGTTAATGAACACGGAAAGTGATACTCTTTCCCAACATCATTCCTGCATTTCTGATCAGGAGGTAGTTAGTGCTTCCCTTATTGCTAACAGGCAGGCAGACTCTCCAATGTCGACTAGCTCTGGCAGCAGTCGAGGGTTCTCAGTTGCATCTATGTTGCCAGATACCACTAGAGAAGATGTTACTAGCAGCACATCAACAAATACCTGTAATAGCTGCACTTTTTCAGAACAAACTGACATTGTAGCTCTTGCAGCAAGAGCTATTTTTGACCAGGAAAACCTTGAGAAAGGCGGAGGAGGAATACAAGTTAACATGAGGGATGCTGTCTCTAAAGCAGCTGACGTTGCACCCTTGGAGAAAGAGCAACAGCCTTATAAGCCacaagcagtgaaagaaaacaatACAGGACAACTAGAAACAGCACCAAACAAATTCAGTGCTCAGGATACAGTACAAGCAAATGTTGATAGGCAAGTTGAAAAATCAAGCTGTTCTGTAGGCGGTGTGGAAACACCAAACACTTCTTTGCAGATTTCAGCATCCCAGTCACCAAGCATAACCAGTTTAAGTGTAAATAATCTAATACACCAGAGTCGTGTTGTCCATCCCCCTGTGAGTTGCTCAAGTTTATCCCAGCCTTCAGAGCCAGCAAATATCCCTGCAACTGTGTGTCTCTCTATTCCATCTAGTTCATACGTAAATCAGTCTCCAGGACCAGCTATGATGAATGAGTATGCTCAGGAACAACTGAATGCTATTAGGGCAAACACCATGCAGACTCCTCAGCTGCAGGAATCACACTTAAAGCAGCAAAATCATGAAGGTCGCAAAGACTCTGCCAAACGGGCTGTTCAAGATGATCTTCTGCTCTCTACAGCAAAGAGGCAAAAGCAGTGCCAGACAACGCCTGTAAGGCTTGAAGGAATGGCACTGATGAACCGAACACCAGAGGGTATTGCTGATCAAACACAGATGCTAGTTAGCCAGATTCCTCCTAATTCATCCAATTCAGTGGCATCAGTGAGCAATCAAGGGCACACTGATGGCCTTAATAGGTTATTCCCATCAAACAGCAACTTTGTAACATCAGCTTTGAGACAAACTGAAGTTCAGTGCAGTTCTCAACCTTCAATTTCAGAGCAGCAAGGCCAGACAGGGCAGCACTTGCAGCCTATTCAGCATGTTCCTGCTCAAGGTATATCTCATCTTCATAGTAATCATCCATACTTAAAGCAACAGCAGGCTGGACAATTAAGAGAGAGGCACCACTTGTATCAGCTGCAGCATCATGTCACTCATGGGGAAAACTCAGTCCACTCTCAACCCCACAGTGTACACCAACAACGAACAATACAGCAGGAGGTGCAAATGCAAAAGAAACGAAATCTTGTCCAGGGAAACCAAGCCACACAACTTTCTCTACAGCAAAAACACCACGGAAGTGATCAAACACGGCAAAAAAGTGGCCAGCCTCATCCTCACCACCAGCaaatgcagcagcagatgcagcagcaCTTTGGAGCTTCCCAGCCTGAAAAGAACTGTGAAAATCCTGCAACAAGCAGAAACCATCATAACCACCCTCAGAGCCACATAAATCAGGATATTATGCATCAACAGCAACAAGATGTCAGCAACAGACAGCAGGGTTCAGCTTCTGAACATGTGTCGGGGCGTAATCAGATGCAGAGACTCATGACCTCAAGGGGTTTAGAGCAACAAATGGTGTCCCAGGCAAGTATCGTAACCAGACCATCAGATATGACATGCACCccacacaggcaggaaagaaatCGAGTTTCTAGCTACTCTGCTGAGGCACTCATTGGAAAGACACCGTCTAATTCAGAACAGAGAATAGGAATATCTCTTCAAGGCCCTAGAGTTTCTGACCAGCTTGAAATGAGAAGCTACCTTGACGTTTCTAGAAATAAAGGGTTGGTCATTCATAACATGCAGGGCCGTATCTCTGTCGATCACACAGTTGGCTCAGACGTGCAACGGCTCACTGATTGTCAGACATTTAAGTCAGCTGGACCCAGTCAACAACCAACAGGCAATTTTGATGTACAGGCCTCAAGAAACAGTGAAATTGGTAATTCTGTGTCATCCCTCAGGGGCATGCAATCACAAGCGTTTCGAATCAGTCAAAATCCTGGGCCTCCCATAGAAAGACAGAAGAGATTGCCCTATCCACCAGTTCAGGGTATTCCAACAGGAAATTCTCTTCCACCaagggaaaatgaaaatacatgccACCAAAGTTTTATGCAGAGTTTACTTGCCCCTCACCTTGGAGATCAAGTTAGTGGAAGCCAAAGATCAATCCCAGAACATCAAAGGAATACTCAGTGTGGTGCCTCCTCCACAATTGAATATAACTGTCCCTCAGCACGAGAAAGCGTCCACATCCGAAGAGATGGTGATGGTCAGAACAGGGAAAGCTGTGATATGTCTATTGGTACAATTAATACAAGGAACAGTtctttaaatattcctttttcaAGTTCTTCTTCCTCAGGAGATATTCAGGGTCGAAATACAAGCCCAAACATTTCTGTACAGAAGTCCAATCCCATGAGAATGACAGACAGTCATGGAACAAAGAGCCACATGAATACCCCTGTTTCTAGCAACATGCATGGAGTGGTGAGGCCAGCTCACCCCCACCCTGCAGTTTCTCATGGAAATGCTGAGCAAGGGCAACCTTCTGTTCGTCAACCAAATTCTTCAGTTACTCAGAGGTCGAGGCATCCTCTGCAAGATAACGGAAGTTCTAAAATCCGTCAGCCTGAAAGGAATCGATCTGGAAATCAAAGACATGGAAATGTTTTTGACCCTAGTCTTCCCCATCTTCCCCTGTCTACCAGCAGCAGTATGATACTTGGGCGCCAACAGTCTGCAATAGAAAAAAGAGGAAGCATTGTCCGTTTTATGTCTGATGGGCCACAAGTGTCTAATGACAATGCTGCCCCTGACCAACACACTCTCTCTCAGAATTTTGGATTCCCTTTTATTCCAGAGGGTGGCATGAATCCCCCGATAAATGCCAATGCGTCTTTCATTCCACCAGTTACTCAGCCTAGTGCCACTCGAACACCAGCTCTAATCCCAGTAGATCCTCAAAATACATTGCCGTCCTTCTATCCACCTTACTCCCCTGCCCATCCTACTCTTTCCAATGACATTTCTATCCCTTACTTTCCCAACCAAATGTTTCCTAATCCAAGCACGGAGAAGCCAAGTAGTGGAAGTTTAAACAATCGCTTTGGATCCATCTTGTCTCCTCCCAGGCCTGTTGGTTTTGCTCAGCCAAGTTTTCCTTTGCTTCCAGATATGCCACCAATGCACATGACCAATACGTCACACTTATCCAATTTTAACTTGACATCTCTGTTTCCAGAGATAGCCACAGCTCTTCCTCCAGATGGTTCAGCAATGTCGCCTTTGCTTTCAATTGCAAACACATCTGCTTCTGATTCTTCCAAGCAGTCCTCAAACCGACCTGCCCACAATATAAGCCATATTCTAGGTCATGATTGCAGTTCAACTGTATGA